A genome region from Glycine max cultivar Williams 82 chromosome 5, Glycine_max_v4.0, whole genome shotgun sequence includes the following:
- the LOC100790267 gene encoding protein DEHYDRATION-INDUCED 19 homolog 5 isoform X1: MDFDFRASFHSVKHLSAVQAARLHSVPVLCSNLEEEHCSALKNVVCPVCEENIGKDAIMQFTHSSSRRWAWKPEKSSIWPGNSAMLGKKLATRGNKQESITDPLLSPFICNVPIPNSNNFHPDENSRSSNKDIDIPDAKRTSTFAPDIGDEKDKQERRLKAAFVQQLVFSTIFE; the protein is encoded by the exons ATGGACTTCGACTTCAGGGCTAGTTTTCATTCTGTCAAACACCTCTCTGCTGTGCAAGCTGCTAGACTTCACTCTG TTCCTGTGCTCTGCAGCAATTTGGAAGAGGAGCATTGCTCTGCCCTAAAAAATGTG GTTTGTCCCGTTTGTGAAGAAAATATAGGGAAGGATGCAATCATGCAATTTACACATTCAAGCTCTCGAAGG TGGGCGTGGAAGCCTGAGAAATCTAGCATCTGGCCTGGTAACTCCGCAATGCTTGGCAAGAAGCTGGCCACCAGGGGAAACAAACAAGAATCAATAACTGATCCACTTTTGTCACCATTTATCTGCAACGTGCCTATTCCAAACTCTAACAATTTCCATCCAGATGAAAACTCCAGGTCCAGCAATAAGGATATAGACATTCCTGATGCAAAAAG GACTAGCACATTTGCACCTGATATAGGTGATGAGAAGGATAAACAAGAGAGAAGGCTGAAGGCTGCTTTTGTTCAACAGTTGGTATTCTCAACCATTTTCGAATAA
- the LOC100790267 gene encoding protein DEHYDRATION-INDUCED 19 homolog 2 isoform X2: MIEISPIFFYQVCPVCEENIGKDAIMQFTHSSSRRWAWKPEKSSIWPGNSAMLGKKLATRGNKQESITDPLLSPFICNVPIPNSNNFHPDENSRSSNKDIDIPDAKRTSTFAPDIGDEKDKQERRLKAAFVQQLVFSTIFE; encoded by the exons ATGATTGAAATCTCTCCAATTTTCTTTTATCAGGTTTGTCCCGTTTGTGAAGAAAATATAGGGAAGGATGCAATCATGCAATTTACACATTCAAGCTCTCGAAGG TGGGCGTGGAAGCCTGAGAAATCTAGCATCTGGCCTGGTAACTCCGCAATGCTTGGCAAGAAGCTGGCCACCAGGGGAAACAAACAAGAATCAATAACTGATCCACTTTTGTCACCATTTATCTGCAACGTGCCTATTCCAAACTCTAACAATTTCCATCCAGATGAAAACTCCAGGTCCAGCAATAAGGATATAGACATTCCTGATGCAAAAAG GACTAGCACATTTGCACCTGATATAGGTGATGAGAAGGATAAACAAGAGAGAAGGCTGAAGGCTGCTTTTGTTCAACAGTTGGTATTCTCAACCATTTTCGAATAA
- the TUFB1 gene encoding elongation factor Tu, chloroplastic translates to MAISWAAATTSKLAYPPHVHFSPSPSSNYLFLKTHKPSATHLSSSFIHPTTILHLAAANTTTRRRSFTVRAARGKFERKKPHVNIGTIGHVDHGKTTLTAALTMALASLGNSAPKKYDEIDAAPEERARGITINTATVEYETENRHYAHVDCPGHADYVKNMITGAAQMDGAILVVSGADGPMPQTKEHILLAKQVGVPNIVVFLNKQDQVDDEELLQLVELEVRELLSKYEFPGDDVPIISGSALLSLEALMANPAIKRGENQWVDKIYELMEAVDDYIPIPQRQTELPFLLAIEDVFTITGRGTVATGRVERGTIRVGETVDIVGVKETRNTTVTGVEMFQKILDEALAGDNVGLLLRGIQKTDIQRGMVLAKPGTITPHTKFSAIVYVLKKEEGGRHSPFFSGYRPQFYMRTTDVTGKVTEIMNDKDEESKMVMPGDRVKLVVELIVPVACEQGMRFAIREGGKTVGAGVIQSIIE, encoded by the coding sequence ATGGCAATTTCTTGGGCAGCAGCAACAACCTCAAAGCTCGCATACCCTCCTCATGTCCACTTCTCTCCTTCACCCTCCTCCAATTATCTCTTCCTTAAAACCCACAAACCCTCCGCCACACACCTCTCCTCTTCCTTCATCCACCCCACCACAATCCTCCACCTCGCCGCTGCCAACACCACCACCCGCCGCCGCTCCTTCACCGTCCGCGCCGCCCGCGGCAAGTTCGAGCGCAAGAAGCCCCACGTCAACATCGGCACCATCGGCCACGTCGACCACGGTAAGACCACCCTCACCGCCGCCCTCACCATGGCCCTCGCCTCCCTCGGCAATAGTGCCCCTAAAAAATACGACGAGATCGACGCCGCCCCCGAGGAGCGCGCCCGCGGCATCACCATCAACACCGCCACCGTCGAGTACGAGACCGAGAACCGCCACTACGCCCACGTCGACTGCCCCGGCCACGCCGACTACGTCAAGAACATGATCACCGGCGCTGCCCAGATGGACGGCGCCATCCTCGTCGTCTCCGGCGCCGACGGCCCAATGCCCCAAACCAAAGAACACATTCTTTTGGCCAAACAAGTCGGCGTTCCCAACATTGTCGTCTTCCTCAACAAACAGGACCAGGTTGATGACGAGGAGCTTCTTCAGTTAGTAGAATTGGAGGTCCGGGAGCTTCTTTCCAAGTACGAGTTCCCCGGAGACGATGTTCCGATTATCTCCGGTTCCGCTTTGCTGTCTTTGGAAGCTTTGATGGCCAACCCTGCCATCAAGCGCGGCGAAAACCAATGGGTTGATAAAATTTACGAGCTCATGGAAGCTGTGGATGACTACATTCCCATCCCTCAGCGCCAAACTGAACTTCCCTTTTTGCTGGCCATTGAGGATGTTTTCACCATCACCGGTCGTGGAACCGTCGCCACCGGAAGGGTTGAGAGAGGTACTATTAGGGTTGGAGAGACTGTTGATATTGTTGGTGTGAAGGAGACTAGGAACACCACTGTGACTGGGGTGGAAATGTTTCAGAAGATTCTGGATGAGGCTTTGGCTGGGGACAATGTGGGCTTGTTGCTTAGGGGTATTCAGAAAACTGATATTCAGAGAGGGATGGTTTTGGCTAAGCCTGGAACCATTACTCCTCACACCAAGTTTTCTGCAATTGTGTATGTCTTGAAGAAGGAAGAGGGTGGGAGGCACTCTCCCTTCTTTTCCGGCTACCGGCCTCAGTTCTACATGAGGACTACCGATGTTACTGGCAAGGTAACTGAAATTATGAATGACAAGGATGAAGAGTCCAAGATGGTTATGCCGGGCGACCGTGTTAAGCTGGTGGTTGAACTTATTGTGCCTGTGGCTTGTGAACAAGGAATGAGGTTTGCTATTAGAGAAGGAGGCAAAACTGTTGGAGCTGGTGTTATCCAATCCATCATTGAGTAG
- the LOC100779755 gene encoding uncharacterized protein encodes MQDSIGIPACFSSSAEKQHSHDDHGAVTRSGQSVYMSVYRTKVADHCRLITITWCKNLLLHGLSVSVEGPEGEEQYTCKVELKPWYFWRKQGSKRFIVDGKAVDIFWDLKAAKFNGETEPTSEYYVAVVCDEEVVLLLGDLKKEAYRRTGCRPALIDPILVSKKEHIFGKKKFSTRAKFHEKGRWHEISIECKNKGNYNVDSLGGVHPEMEIRIDGHLVIHVKHLQWKFRGNESIHLSKMRVEVYWDVHDWLFSPGLKHALFIFKPILSSSTTTTTTTSMSYSSPSLSSSSPPLSNDQTRNSGSVEGFSVSGSSEFCLFLYAWKVE; translated from the coding sequence ATGCAAGACTCAATTGGGATTCCTGCTTGCTTTTCTTCTTCAGCAGAGAAGCAGCATAGCCATGATGATCATGGAGCTGTGACCCGTTCGGGTCAGAGCGTGTACATGTCAGTGTATAGAACAAAGGTTGCTGATCACTGCCGTTTGATCACCATCACATGGTGCAAAAACCTCTTGCTTCATGGGCTTTCGGTGTCAGTGGAAGGTCCAGAAGGAGAAGAACAGTACACCTGCAAGGTCGAGCTGAAGCCATGGTACTTTTGGAGAAAACAAGGTTCCAAGCGCTTCATAGTAGATGGCAAAGCCGTTGACATTTTCTGGGACCTTAAAGCTGCAAAATTTAACGGCGAGACAGAACCAACCTCGGAGTATTATGTGGCAGTGGTTTGTGATGAAGAGGTTGTGCTGCTTCTCGGTGATCTAAAGAAAGAGGCATACAGAAGGACGGGGTGCAGACCAGCACTCATTGACCCCATTTTGGTTTCAAAGAAAGAACACATTTTTGGGAAGAAGAAGTTCTCCACTAGAGCCAAGTTTCACGAGAAGGGTAGGTGGCATGAGATTTCAATTGAGTGCAAGAACAAGGGGAATTATAATGTGGATTCTCTAGGTGGGGTTCATCCAGAGATGGAGATAAGGATTGATGGGCACTTGGTGATTCATGTGAAGCACTTGCAATGGAAGTTTAGAGGCAACGAGTCAATTCATCTCAGCAAAATGAGAGTAGAGGTATATTGGGATGTTCATGATTGGCTTTTTAGTCCTGGTTTAAAGCATGCtttgttcatttttaagccAATTTTGTCATCTAGTACTACTACTACCACCACTACTTCTATGTCATATTCGTCACCTTCATTATCATCCTCATCACCTCCACTATCTAATGATCAGACAAGGAATTCTGGATCAGTGGAGGGATTTAGTGTTAGTGGGTCATCAGAGTTTTGCTTGTTTCTCTATGCTTGGAAAGTTGAATGA